A genomic region of Streptosporangium lutulentum contains the following coding sequences:
- a CDS encoding DUF6328 family protein — translation MNYRDLKTERPEPGESPKERVDRELNELLQGLRVSATGVQVLFAFLLVLPFQSRFSEMGPLGHRLFFVALLSGALASVCFIAPAAQHRLLFRTSLKEKMLRRANRIGIVGLIFLMVSMATAVALVVETVIDDVAAVIFSGVVALTAAWLWLLQPIIDLHRLRTSRGGRPSR, via the coding sequence TTGAACTATCGAGACCTGAAAACCGAGAGACCCGAACCCGGCGAGAGCCCGAAGGAACGCGTCGACCGGGAACTGAACGAACTCCTGCAGGGCTTGCGCGTCTCCGCCACCGGAGTCCAGGTTCTGTTCGCCTTCCTGCTCGTCCTTCCGTTCCAGAGCAGGTTTTCCGAGATGGGCCCGCTCGGCCACCGCCTCTTCTTCGTGGCCCTGCTCAGCGGCGCCCTGGCCTCGGTGTGCTTCATCGCCCCCGCGGCCCAGCACCGCCTGCTGTTCCGAACCTCGCTGAAGGAGAAGATGCTCCGCCGGGCCAACCGGATCGGCATCGTCGGCCTGATCTTCCTGATGGTGTCGATGGCCACCGCGGTCGCACTGGTCGTCGAGACCGTCATCGACGACGTCGCCGCAGTGATCTTCAGCGGCGTGGTGGCCCTGACCGCCGCCTGGCTGTGGCTCCTGCAGCCGATCATCGACCTCCACCGTCTCCGCACCTCCCGCGGCGGACGACCCTCCCGCTGA
- a CDS encoding glycoside hydrolase family 3 protein, translating to MKRGQELLRLADTVVLPGFVGKTPPDWIRRRLADGMSGVVLFSRNIATPSQVAELTAALRAENPQVLVGIDEESGEVTRLEAAAGSTRPGSFALGVVDDLELTEEIARDLGRDLALVGVNLNFAPSADVNSNPDNPVIGLRSFGADADLVSRHTAAWIRGLQSAGVAACAKHFPGHGDTSVDSHHGVPLVAAGAEELHEVALRPFRAAIAEGVRMVMTGHLLVPAFDDAMPATLSRGVLHDLLRVELGFEGVIVTDGIEMTAVSGPYGIGGASARAIAAGADAICVGGEHADEHTAVAIRDAIVDAVLEGRLPEERLADAARRVCELALWSASAVRGPSAPARPGDVAIGLTAARRTLRVTRRSADVVLPLLAPPHVVELAPEMNLAIEKSTPWGVGEPLGKLLPGTTVTRLDASAATGSAIEAALAAAADRPLVTVVRDAHRHVWQMDALSHLLAARPDTVVVEMGLPNRSDLGAVHIATHGASRVCGQAAAELLAGDTQP from the coding sequence ATGAAGCGCGGCCAAGAGCTGCTTCGTCTGGCGGACACGGTTGTTCTTCCCGGGTTCGTGGGAAAGACCCCGCCCGACTGGATCCGCCGGCGTCTGGCCGACGGAATGAGCGGTGTGGTGCTCTTCTCCAGGAACATCGCGACTCCTTCCCAGGTCGCCGAGCTCACGGCGGCGCTCCGCGCGGAGAACCCACAGGTCCTCGTCGGCATCGACGAGGAATCGGGTGAGGTCACGCGGCTGGAGGCCGCCGCGGGAAGCACCCGGCCGGGCAGCTTCGCCCTCGGAGTGGTGGACGACCTCGAACTCACCGAGGAGATCGCCAGGGATCTCGGCCGTGACCTCGCGCTGGTGGGGGTCAACCTCAACTTCGCGCCCTCGGCCGACGTCAATTCCAATCCGGATAACCCGGTCATCGGCCTGCGCTCCTTCGGCGCGGACGCCGATCTGGTCTCCAGGCACACCGCGGCCTGGATCCGGGGCCTGCAGTCCGCCGGCGTCGCCGCCTGCGCCAAGCACTTCCCCGGGCACGGCGACACCTCCGTCGACTCCCACCACGGCGTCCCCCTGGTCGCCGCCGGCGCCGAGGAACTCCACGAGGTGGCACTGCGACCCTTCCGCGCCGCCATCGCCGAGGGGGTGCGCATGGTCATGACCGGGCACCTGCTGGTCCCCGCCTTCGACGACGCGATGCCCGCCACGCTCAGCCGCGGAGTGCTGCACGACCTCCTCAGGGTCGAGCTGGGTTTCGAGGGCGTCATCGTCACCGACGGCATCGAGATGACGGCGGTCTCCGGCCCCTACGGCATCGGCGGCGCCTCGGCGCGGGCCATCGCGGCGGGCGCCGACGCGATCTGCGTGGGCGGCGAGCACGCCGACGAGCACACCGCCGTCGCGATCCGCGACGCCATCGTGGACGCCGTGCTCGAAGGACGGCTTCCGGAGGAACGGCTGGCCGACGCCGCCCGGAGGGTCTGCGAGCTCGCCCTCTGGAGCGCGTCCGCCGTGCGCGGGCCCTCCGCGCCCGCCCGCCCCGGCGACGTCGCGATCGGCCTGACCGCGGCCCGCCGTACCCTGCGGGTCACCCGCCGGTCGGCGGACGTGGTCCTTCCCCTGCTCGCCCCGCCCCACGTGGTCGAACTGGCGCCCGAGATGAACCTCGCCATCGAGAAGAGCACCCCCTGGGGCGTCGGCGAGCCGCTCGGCAAGCTCCTCCCCGGCACCACGGTGACCCGGCTGGACGCCTCGGCGGCCACCGGAAGCGCGATCGAGGCCGCGCTCGCGGCGGCGGCCGACCGTCCCCTGGTCACCGTCGTCCGCGACGCCCACCGCCACGTGTGGCAGATGGACGCGCTGAGCCACCTGCTGGCAGCCCGTCCGGACACCGTCGTGGTCGAGATGGGGCTGCCGAACCGTTCCGACCTCGGCGCGGTTCACATCGCCACCCACGGGGCCTCTCGCGTCTGCGGCCAGGCCGCCGCCGAGCTCCTCGCCGGTGACACCCAGCCCTGA
- a CDS encoding carbohydrate ABC transporter permease, which produces MAISKSRAYAREERRRRLGPLSVLTHTALLIWTVLVAVPIVWTFLASVKSEDEIFGNAWSLPASLRFDNWGRAWEQAHIGQYMVNSIVVVAFSTFGTMLFGSMAAYVLARYRFRGNRAIYLLFVSGLAFPVYLALTPLFFVVQNMGTIPLIGQFIGLNTHGGLVLVYIAYSLPFTVFFLAAFFRTLPGAVAEAAFVDGASHTRVFFQIMLPMAKPGIVSVTVFNVLGQWNQYQLPLVLLTSDRDKWVLTQGIADISTAAGYDADWSALFAALSMAILPMLIVYTLFQSQIQKGLTAGALK; this is translated from the coding sequence GTGGCGATTTCCAAGAGCCGGGCGTACGCGCGTGAGGAACGCAGGAGGCGGTTGGGGCCCCTGTCGGTCCTGACCCACACCGCGCTGCTGATCTGGACGGTCCTGGTGGCGGTGCCGATCGTGTGGACCTTCCTCGCGTCGGTGAAGAGCGAGGATGAGATCTTCGGCAACGCCTGGTCGTTGCCGGCCTCCCTCCGCTTCGACAACTGGGGTCGCGCCTGGGAACAGGCGCACATCGGCCAGTACATGGTGAACAGCATCGTCGTCGTGGCCTTCAGCACGTTCGGCACGATGCTGTTCGGCTCGATGGCCGCCTACGTGCTGGCCCGCTACAGGTTCCGCGGTAATCGCGCGATCTACCTGCTGTTCGTCTCCGGGCTGGCCTTCCCGGTCTACCTGGCGCTGACCCCGCTGTTCTTCGTCGTGCAGAACATGGGAACGATTCCGCTGATCGGCCAGTTCATCGGCCTGAACACGCACGGCGGGCTGGTCCTGGTCTACATCGCCTACTCGCTGCCCTTCACCGTCTTCTTCCTGGCGGCGTTCTTCAGGACGCTGCCGGGGGCGGTGGCCGAGGCGGCCTTCGTGGACGGGGCCTCGCACACGCGGGTGTTCTTCCAGATCATGCTCCCGATGGCCAAACCGGGCATCGTCAGCGTGACCGTCTTCAACGTGCTGGGCCAGTGGAACCAGTACCAGCTCCCGCTCGTCCTGCTGACCTCCGACAGGGATAAATGGGTGCTCACACAGGGCATCGCCGACATCTCCACCGCCGCGGGCTACGACGCCGACTGGTCGGCCCTGTTCGCCGCGCTCAGCATGGCCATCCTTCCGATGCTGATCGTGTACACGCTCTTCCAGAGTCAGATCCAGAAGGGCCTGACCGCCGGAGCGCTCAAGTAG
- a CDS encoding HAD family hydrolase: MLDQRLQPVPPYTALVFDCDGTLVDTSSANESAWRTALATWRVELDPAWYRARTGLSADRLLAELETETGTELDYRAVQAAALDAYQWLIHTVTPHRQVSAIAEAHRGRVPMAVASGGSRQSVEETLRVTGLLPLFDTVVTRDDVRYGKPAPDVYLLAARLLGVAPHACVAYEDTDEGVGAALAAGMTVIDVRPSLQGRT; this comes from the coding sequence ATGCTCGATCAGCGACTTCAGCCCGTCCCGCCGTACACCGCACTCGTCTTCGACTGCGACGGCACCCTCGTCGACACCTCCTCCGCCAACGAGAGCGCCTGGCGGACGGCTCTGGCCACCTGGCGGGTCGAACTGGATCCGGCCTGGTACCGCGCCCGCACCGGCCTGTCCGCCGACCGCCTGCTGGCCGAGCTGGAGACCGAGACCGGCACCGAACTCGACTATCGGGCGGTTCAGGCCGCGGCACTGGACGCCTACCAGTGGCTGATCCACACCGTCACCCCGCACCGGCAGGTCAGCGCGATCGCCGAGGCCCACCGGGGCCGGGTGCCGATGGCGGTGGCCTCGGGAGGGTCCCGTCAGTCGGTGGAGGAGACCCTGCGCGTCACCGGCCTGCTCCCGCTCTTCGACACCGTGGTGACGAGAGACGACGTGCGGTACGGCAAGCCCGCCCCGGACGTCTACCTGCTCGCCGCCCGGCTCCTGGGCGTCGCCCCGCACGCCTGCGTCGCCTACGAGGACACCGACGAGGGAGTGGGCGCCGCGCTCGCCGCCGGCATGACCGTCATCGACGTCCGCCCCTCACTCCAGGGAAGAACGTGA
- a CDS encoding DNA alkylation repair protein: MTPFQKAVRMALADAADPAKAQAMQAYMKSEMPFLGVQATPRRAALKRAFLEHPIETAPEWRKATLALWREAEYREERYAAIELTGFRTYRSFQTLYALPMYEEMIVSGAWWDYVDDLAIRRVGGLLAAFPDTMRSLMLDWAHGDDLWKRRTAILSQNRFKTATDTGLLYACIEPSLSDNDFFARKAIGWALREYAKTNPGEVVRYVDHMGITGLSRREALKNIPESGVRPARRALGDPAG; this comes from the coding sequence ATGACGCCTTTCCAGAAGGCGGTGCGAATGGCGCTCGCCGACGCCGCCGATCCCGCCAAGGCTCAGGCGATGCAGGCCTACATGAAGTCCGAGATGCCCTTCCTCGGCGTGCAGGCCACTCCTCGCCGCGCCGCCCTGAAGAGGGCCTTCCTCGAGCACCCCATCGAGACGGCGCCCGAATGGCGCAAGGCGACCCTGGCCCTGTGGCGGGAGGCCGAATACCGCGAGGAGCGCTACGCGGCGATCGAGCTGACCGGTTTCCGGACGTACCGGAGCTTCCAGACGCTCTACGCGCTTCCGATGTACGAAGAGATGATCGTCAGCGGAGCGTGGTGGGACTATGTCGACGACCTCGCCATCCGCCGCGTCGGGGGCCTTCTGGCCGCCTTCCCCGACACCATGCGCTCGCTCATGCTCGACTGGGCCCACGGTGACGACCTCTGGAAGCGCCGTACGGCCATCCTGTCCCAGAACAGGTTCAAGACCGCCACCGACACCGGGCTGCTCTACGCCTGCATCGAGCCGAGCCTGTCCGACAACGACTTCTTCGCCCGCAAGGCGATCGGCTGGGCCCTGCGCGAATACGCCAAGACCAACCCCGGCGAGGTCGTGCGCTACGTCGACCACATGGGCATCACCGGCCTGAGCCGCCGCGAGGCCCTCAAGAACATCCCGGAGAGCGGGGTCCGGCCCGCTCGCCGGGCCCTCGGAGACCCGGCCGGCTGA
- a CDS encoding TetR/AcrR family transcriptional regulator, whose protein sequence is MNTRKNSGATATPVKRQGAAKRATSSGPASERRDHLVRLAAELFARKGFQATTVREIAEEAGILSGSLYHHFDSKETIVDEVLTTFLDDLVGRYRAALDQDGDPRTILSEMVRIGFSTLEPHRAAITVMQNDWSYLRSLPGDRFDYLVRAEDEVERMWVEQIKRGQAAGQLRADVDPKLTYRMIRDTIWVAVRWFRPGGRLNTTGLAEHYITVLFDGVATGERSSHSG, encoded by the coding sequence GTGAACACGCGAAAGAACTCCGGCGCGACCGCGACCCCGGTCAAGCGCCAGGGCGCGGCGAAACGCGCGACCTCATCGGGCCCGGCCTCAGAGCGTCGCGACCACCTCGTCAGGCTCGCCGCCGAGCTCTTCGCCCGGAAGGGCTTCCAGGCGACCACCGTCCGCGAGATCGCGGAGGAGGCGGGCATCCTGTCCGGAAGCCTGTACCACCACTTCGACTCCAAGGAGACGATCGTCGACGAGGTGCTCACCACCTTCCTCGACGACCTCGTCGGCCGCTACCGCGCCGCCCTGGATCAGGACGGCGACCCCCGCACGATCCTCTCAGAAATGGTGCGCATCGGGTTCAGCACCCTCGAACCACACCGCGCGGCGATCACGGTCATGCAGAACGACTGGAGTTACCTGCGCTCCCTGCCCGGCGACCGTTTCGACTATCTGGTCAGAGCCGAGGACGAGGTCGAGCGCATGTGGGTCGAGCAGATCAAGCGGGGCCAGGCCGCCGGCCAGCTCCGCGCCGACGTCGATCCCAAGCTCACCTACCGCATGATCCGCGACACGATCTGGGTGGCGGTGCGGTGGTTCCGCCCGGGTGGCCGCCTCAACACCACCGGCCTCGCCGAGCACTACATCACCGTCCTGTTCGACGGCGTGGCGACCGGCGAGCGGAGCAGCCACAGCGGATGA
- a CDS encoding MurR/RpiR family transcriptional regulator codes for MPVAAGALGRIQTETPGLPEALRRVGEAILADPAEAARSTIITLAERSGSSPATVTRFCRVFGFAGYAGLRVALATENGRAAQANWDAGVGHEIGPTDPLDAAIGVMAAADSRLIQETAVQLDADTVAKVADAMVVARRVLIFGVSTSGAVASMMGGRLRRIRVPCWSHADAHEALADAALLDEGDVAIGISHQGRTREVLESLAEAGDRGALTVAVTSFARSSLAELADLVLTTASRETTFRLGGLAAVHSQLFVLDAVYVAVAQRTYEKTNEAFERTIRALESHRVERS; via the coding sequence ATGCCTGTGGCAGCAGGAGCCCTCGGGCGCATCCAGACCGAGACGCCCGGCCTGCCGGAGGCGCTCCGCCGAGTCGGCGAGGCCATCCTGGCCGACCCGGCGGAGGCCGCCCGGTCCACGATCATCACGCTCGCCGAGCGGAGCGGCAGCTCACCCGCCACGGTCACCCGTTTCTGCCGGGTGTTCGGCTTCGCCGGGTACGCCGGGCTGCGGGTCGCGCTGGCGACGGAGAACGGGCGCGCCGCGCAGGCCAACTGGGACGCGGGGGTGGGCCACGAGATCGGTCCGACCGATCCGCTCGACGCGGCGATCGGCGTGATGGCCGCCGCGGACTCCCGGCTCATCCAGGAGACCGCGGTCCAGCTCGACGCGGACACCGTCGCCAAGGTCGCCGACGCGATGGTCGTGGCGCGGCGGGTCCTGATCTTCGGGGTCTCCACCAGCGGGGCGGTGGCCTCCATGATGGGCGGACGGCTCCGCCGGATCCGGGTTCCCTGCTGGAGCCACGCCGACGCGCACGAGGCGCTCGCCGACGCCGCGCTGCTCGACGAGGGCGACGTCGCGATCGGGATCTCCCACCAGGGGCGCACCCGGGAGGTCCTGGAGTCGCTCGCCGAGGCCGGAGACCGGGGCGCGCTGACCGTCGCGGTCACCTCCTTCGCCCGGTCCTCGCTGGCGGAGCTGGCCGATCTGGTGCTGACCACCGCCAGCCGCGAGACCACCTTCAGACTGGGCGGCCTGGCGGCCGTCCACTCCCAGCTCTTCGTCCTCGACGCCGTCTACGTCGCGGTCGCGCAACGCACCTACGAGAAGACCAACGAGGCGTTCGAGCGGACGATCCGGGCACTGGAGAGCCACCGCGTGGAGAGGAGCTGA
- a CDS encoding carbohydrate ABC transporter permease, which produces MNYGRMRFVAGFLVIPVALYVIYVIAPYAQAFYIAFTDWRGVSASPRFVGTENFQRLLGDGIFWGAVGHNLLLLILMPLLTLVIALFFAFLLNAGGRGGTGGIWGSKFYRVVFFFPQVLAIAVVAVLFQQVFRPDKSGMLNAPLIALGLEPIGFLSDTDVAFWSILGVLVWQAVGFYVVLFSAGIASIPRDLFEAASIDGAGGAQLFFRVTLPLLWDTIQVGWVYLGIAALDVFAIVWVMTAEQGGPDHSTTVMAAEIYRNAFQYFKFGYASAMGVVLFFFTIGFAALALRLSRRERIEF; this is translated from the coding sequence ATGAACTACGGCAGGATGCGGTTCGTCGCCGGGTTCCTCGTGATCCCGGTGGCGCTCTACGTGATCTACGTGATCGCCCCCTACGCGCAGGCGTTCTACATCGCGTTCACCGACTGGCGCGGAGTGAGCGCCAGCCCGCGGTTCGTGGGTACGGAGAACTTCCAGAGACTCCTGGGCGACGGGATCTTCTGGGGGGCGGTCGGTCACAACCTGCTCCTGCTGATCCTGATGCCGCTGCTCACCCTTGTGATCGCGCTCTTCTTCGCCTTCCTGCTCAACGCGGGCGGGCGGGGCGGTACCGGGGGCATCTGGGGGTCGAAGTTCTACCGGGTGGTGTTCTTCTTCCCCCAGGTGCTGGCCATCGCCGTGGTCGCGGTCCTGTTCCAGCAGGTGTTCAGGCCCGACAAGAGCGGCATGCTCAACGCGCCGCTGATCGCCCTCGGGCTTGAGCCGATCGGCTTCCTGTCCGACACCGACGTCGCGTTCTGGTCGATTCTCGGCGTGCTGGTCTGGCAGGCGGTCGGGTTCTACGTGGTGCTCTTCTCGGCGGGCATCGCCTCCATCCCGCGCGACCTGTTCGAGGCGGCGTCGATCGACGGCGCCGGGGGAGCGCAGCTGTTCTTCAGGGTCACGCTGCCCCTGCTCTGGGACACGATCCAGGTCGGCTGGGTCTATCTCGGCATCGCGGCGCTGGACGTCTTCGCCATCGTGTGGGTGATGACGGCGGAGCAGGGCGGTCCCGACCACTCCACGACGGTGATGGCGGCGGAGATCTACCGCAACGCCTTCCAGTACTTCAAGTTCGGCTACGCCTCCGCGATGGGCGTGGTGCTGTTCTTTTTCACCATCGGGTTCGCGGCGCTGGCCCTGCGCCTGTCGCGGCGTGAACGAATCGAGTTCTAG
- the ngcE gene encoding N-acetylglucosamine/diacetylchitobiose ABC transporter substrate-binding protein, with translation MTQLSRRELLRSAVLAGIALPALSACASPVGGGGGASSAPAVGATSAANPLGFAENKPLEIWVFDGGFGDAYAKDIHEPLLKAKHPALEIKHNATKEVAKTLQPRFAGGNPPEFINNSGANAMDFGALVQDDQLTDLTLLYDAPSWDDPAVKVRDTIDPAAITFGSYDGKPYVLPYANTVWGIWYSQKLFTEEGWQVPKTWTDFIALCETIKKSGKTAPFTYAGKHPFYIYEAILTLAAKIGGKDVLKNIDNLEDGAWKAEPVKQAATAFAQLGADYLMQGTAGLDHIQTQLAHNKGEVAMLPCGSWLENEQKDSTPADFGYAVFPLPDFGPSDALPYGTMHIQPGEEYVVPSKSGNPRAGLEYMRAMLSKEGAGKFMEMVSTLTIVKNAGEGLTLKPGLKSASDALTAAGDNAVWFLFRKWYVEMHDEVAAASGQLMSGKLTVDEWMDRAQKKADSIKSDSSVKKFTR, from the coding sequence ATGACCCAGTTATCCAGGCGTGAGCTCCTGCGCAGCGCGGTCCTGGCCGGGATCGCCCTGCCCGCCCTGTCCGCGTGCGCCAGTCCCGTCGGAGGAGGCGGCGGCGCCTCCTCCGCGCCCGCCGTGGGCGCCACCAGTGCGGCCAACCCGCTCGGATTCGCCGAGAACAAGCCACTGGAGATCTGGGTCTTCGACGGAGGGTTCGGCGACGCCTACGCCAAGGACATCCACGAGCCGTTGCTGAAGGCGAAGCATCCCGCCCTGGAGATCAAGCACAACGCGACCAAGGAGGTCGCCAAGACCCTTCAGCCGCGCTTCGCCGGTGGCAACCCGCCGGAGTTCATCAACAACTCGGGCGCCAACGCGATGGACTTCGGAGCCCTGGTCCAGGACGACCAGCTCACCGACCTCACGCTCCTGTACGACGCGCCGAGCTGGGACGACCCCGCCGTCAAGGTGCGCGACACGATCGACCCGGCCGCAATCACGTTCGGCAGCTACGACGGCAAGCCGTACGTCCTCCCCTACGCCAACACCGTCTGGGGCATCTGGTACTCGCAGAAGCTCTTCACCGAGGAGGGCTGGCAGGTCCCCAAGACCTGGACCGACTTCATCGCCCTGTGCGAGACGATCAAGAAGTCGGGCAAGACGGCGCCGTTCACCTACGCGGGCAAGCACCCGTTCTACATCTACGAGGCCATCCTGACGCTCGCCGCGAAGATCGGCGGCAAGGACGTGCTGAAGAACATCGACAACCTGGAGGACGGCGCCTGGAAGGCCGAGCCGGTCAAGCAGGCCGCGACGGCCTTCGCCCAGCTCGGCGCCGACTACCTGATGCAGGGCACCGCCGGCCTCGACCACATCCAGACGCAGCTCGCGCACAACAAGGGCGAGGTCGCCATGCTGCCCTGCGGCTCCTGGCTGGAGAACGAGCAGAAGGACTCCACCCCGGCCGACTTCGGCTACGCGGTGTTCCCGCTGCCGGACTTCGGTCCCTCCGACGCCCTGCCGTACGGCACGATGCACATCCAGCCGGGCGAGGAGTACGTCGTGCCGTCCAAGTCGGGCAACCCCCGGGCGGGCCTGGAGTACATGCGGGCGATGCTCTCCAAGGAGGGCGCGGGCAAGTTCATGGAGATGGTCTCCACGCTCACCATCGTCAAGAACGCGGGTGAGGGACTCACGCTCAAGCCGGGCCTGAAGAGCGCCTCGGACGCCCTGACCGCGGCGGGCGACAACGCCGTCTGGTTCCTGTTCCGCAAGTGGTACGTCGAGATGCACGACGAGGTGGCCGCCGCGTCCGGGCAGCTGATGAGCGGCAAGCTGACCGTCGACGAGTGGATGGACCGCGCGCAGAAGAAGGCCGACTCGATCAAGAGCGACTCCTCGGTGAAGAAGTTCACGAGGTGA
- a CDS encoding SIS domain-containing protein: MDIGAGDYVHEVRALMDEVVQTQGTAVKQAAALMIGSLRDGGVIQAFGSGHSEAIAMEIAGRAGGLVPSNRLALRDVVLYGGAPVTVLGNGAELERDPTIAQKIYDLAPVQRQDVFVLISSSGVNGSVVELASIVKEKGHDLIALTSVQHSTAMTSRHPSGRKLLDLADVVLDNGAPYGDAVLPLPDGGSFGAVSTITSALLAQMVVAEVVRGLIEEGQTPPIYRSANVIGGDEHNRALENRYAGRIRRGA; encoded by the coding sequence GTGGACATCGGAGCCGGTGACTACGTCCATGAAGTGAGAGCCCTGATGGACGAGGTCGTCCAGACGCAGGGGACCGCGGTCAAACAGGCGGCCGCGTTGATGATCGGATCACTGCGGGACGGCGGGGTGATCCAGGCCTTCGGCTCGGGGCACTCCGAGGCGATCGCGATGGAGATCGCCGGGCGCGCGGGCGGGCTGGTCCCCAGCAACCGGCTCGCGCTGCGCGACGTCGTCCTGTACGGCGGGGCGCCGGTGACCGTCCTCGGAAACGGGGCCGAGCTGGAGCGCGACCCCACGATCGCCCAGAAGATCTACGACCTGGCCCCGGTCCAGCGGCAGGACGTGTTCGTGCTGATCTCCAGCTCGGGGGTGAACGGTTCGGTGGTGGAGCTGGCCTCCATCGTCAAGGAGAAGGGGCACGACCTGATCGCCCTGACCTCCGTCCAGCACAGCACCGCGATGACCTCCCGCCATCCCTCGGGCCGCAAGCTGCTCGACCTCGCCGACGTCGTGCTCGACAACGGCGCCCCGTACGGCGACGCGGTCCTGCCGCTCCCGGACGGCGGCTCGTTCGGCGCGGTCTCCACGATCACCTCGGCGCTGCTGGCGCAGATGGTCGTGGCAGAGGTGGTGCGCGGCCTCATCGAGGAGGGCCAGACGCCGCCGATCTACCGGTCCGCCAACGTGATCGGCGGCGACGAGCACAACCGGGCTCTTGAGAACCGCTATGCCGGAAGGATCCGGCGAGGTGCCTAA
- a CDS encoding SDR family oxidoreductase: MSGICDGRVAIVTGAGRGIGREHALEFARQGAKVVVNDLGTGRDGSGRSGGPALEVVEEIRDLGGQAVANSDDVADWGGAARLVKMALSAYGRLDVLVNNAGFTRDRTLVSMTEQEWDEVIRVHLKGHFLPLRHAGAHWRERSRSGRVVDARVINTTCGTGLFGGVGQGNHSAAKAGVAGLTQVAAAELGPYGVTVNAIAPVARTRMTEEVFAAGTDGPEGGFDAADPANVAPLVAWLGSAESAHVTGRVFEVEGGVVSLADGWRHGPRVDRGGRWEPAEVGDAVAKLLAGAAEPGIVRGT; the protein is encoded by the coding sequence ATGAGCGGGATCTGCGATGGGCGCGTGGCGATCGTGACCGGGGCGGGACGGGGCATCGGGCGGGAACACGCGCTGGAGTTCGCCCGGCAGGGGGCGAAGGTCGTGGTCAACGACCTCGGCACCGGACGCGACGGTTCCGGACGGTCCGGCGGTCCCGCTCTGGAGGTGGTCGAGGAGATCCGGGACCTGGGCGGCCAGGCGGTGGCCAACAGCGACGACGTCGCCGACTGGGGCGGCGCCGCGCGGCTGGTCAAGATGGCGCTGAGCGCCTACGGACGGCTCGACGTGCTGGTGAACAACGCCGGGTTCACCCGCGACCGGACGCTGGTCTCGATGACCGAGCAGGAGTGGGACGAGGTGATCCGGGTGCACCTCAAGGGCCACTTCCTGCCGCTGCGCCACGCCGGGGCGCACTGGCGGGAGCGGTCGAGGTCGGGCCGGGTCGTGGACGCTCGCGTGATCAACACCACCTGCGGGACCGGGCTGTTCGGCGGCGTCGGGCAGGGCAACCACTCCGCCGCGAAGGCGGGGGTCGCGGGACTCACCCAGGTGGCCGCCGCCGAGCTCGGCCCCTACGGCGTCACGGTGAACGCGATCGCCCCGGTCGCCCGCACCCGGATGACCGAGGAGGTCTTCGCCGCCGGGACGGACGGGCCCGAGGGCGGGTTCGACGCCGCGGACCCGGCCAATGTGGCGCCGCTGGTGGCCTGGCTGGGCTCTGCCGAGTCCGCCCACGTCACGGGGCGGGTGTTCGAGGTCGAGGGCGGCGTCGTCTCGCTCGCCGACGGCTGGCGGCACGGGCCACGCGTCGACCGGGGAGGCCGGTGGGAGCCGGCCGAGGTCGGTGACGCGGTCGCGAAACTCCTGGCCGGGGCCGCGGAGCCGGGGATCGTCCGCGGGACGTAG